One segment of Brassica napus cultivar Da-Ae chromosome C3, Da-Ae, whole genome shotgun sequence DNA contains the following:
- the LOC106388496 gene encoding chloride channel protein CLC-c codes for MDDRSENHDIEVEGGNYAYERKISGILDDGSVGFQQPLLARNRKNTTSQIAIVGANTCPIESLDYEIFENDLFKQDWRSRKKIEILQYTILKWALAFLIGLSTGLVGFLNNLAVENIAGFKLLLTGNLMLKEKYFQAFFAFAGCNLILATAAASLCAFIAPAAAGSGIPEVKAYLNGIDAYSILAPSTLFVKIFGSIFGVAAGFVVGKEGPMVHTGACIANLLGQGGSRKYKLTWKWLRFFKNDRDRRDLITCGAAAGVAAAFRAPVGGVLFALEEAASWWRSALLWRTFFTTAVVAVVLRSLIELCRSGRCGLFGKGGLIMFDVNSGPVLYSTPDLLAVVFLGVVGGVLGSLYNYLVDKVLRTYALINERGPGFKVMLVMAVSILSSCCAFGLPWLSPCTPCPVGTEGKCPSVGRAGIYKSFQCPPNHYNDLSSLLLNTNDDAIRSLFTSRSENEFQIATLAIFFFFVYFLGIITYGIAIPSGLFIPVILAGASYGRLVGRLLGPVSQLDVGLFSLLGAASFLGGTMRMTVSLCVILLELTNNLLMLPLVMLVLLISKTVADCFNKGVYDQIVTMKGLPYMEDHAEPYMRNLVAKDVVAGPLLSFSRVEKVGVIWQALKMTSHNGFPVIDEPPFTEASELCGIALRSHLLVLLQGKRFSKQKTTFGSQILRSCKARDFAKAGLGKGLKIEDLVISGEEMEMYVDLHPITNTSPYTVLETLSLAKAAILFRQLGLRHLCVVPKTPGRPPIVGILTRHDFMPEHVLGLYPHIDPLK; via the exons ATGGATGATCGGAGCGAAAACCATGATATAGAGGTCGAAGGAGGGAACTACGCGTACGAGAGGAAGATATCTGGGATTCTAGATGATGGATCTGTCGGATTCCAACAGCCTCTGCTCGCTAGGAACCGAAAGAACACCACTTCGCAGATCGCAATCGTCGGAGCCAACACTTGTCCCATCGAAAGCCTTGATTACGA GATCTTTGAGAATGATCTATTCAAGCAGGACTGGAGGTCTAGGAAGAAGATTGAGATACTTCAGTATACCATCCTCAAATGGGCGCTTGCTTTCCTTATCGGTTTATCCACTGGCCTCGTTGGCTTTTTGAATAACCTTGCTGTTGAGAATATAGCTGGATTCAAACTCTTGCTCACCGGCAATCTCATGCTCAAGGAAAA ATACTTTCAGGCATTCTTTGCATTTGCTGGTTGTAACTTGATCTTGGCAACTGCTGCTGCTTCGCTCTGTGCTTTCATTGCTCCGGCAGCAGCAGGTTCCGGCATACCTGAGGTTAAAGCATATCTCAATGGTATAGATGCTTATTCAATATTAGCTCCGAGCACACTCTTTGTTAAG ATCTTTGGATCTATATTTGGAGTTGCTGCCGGATTCGTAGTTGGAAAAGAAGGACCTATGGTGCATACTGGTGCTTGCATTGCTAATTTACTTGGACAAGGCGGTTCTCGAAAGTACAAATTGACTTGGAAGTGGCTCAGGTTCTTCAAAAACGATAGAGACAGAAGAGACCTCATCACTTGCGGCGCTGCTGCTGGTGTCGCTGCTGCTTTCCGTGCTCCAGTTGGCGGAGTCCTTTTCGCCCTTGAGGAAGCTGCTTCTTG GTGGAGGAGTGCTCTTCTTTGGAGGACCTTCTTCACTACCGCAGTTGTAGCCGTGGTGTTGCGAAGTTTGATTGAGCTCTGTCGATCTGGGAGATGTGGACTATTCGGCAAAGGAGGTCTCATAATGTTCGACGTAAACTCGGGACCAGTGCTTTACAGCACACCAGATTTGCTAGCTGTAGTCTTCCTTGGAGTTGTTGGTGGTGTTCTCGGAAGCCTTTACAACTACCTTGTCGACAAAGTCCTCCGCACATATGCCTTAATAAACGA GAGAGGACCGGGATTTAAAGTAATGCTTGTTATGGCAGTCTCCATCTTGAGCTCGTGTTGCGCATTTGGTCTCCCATGGCTTTCACCTTGTACCCCATGTCCTGTTGGAACAGAGGGCAAGTGCCCAAGCGTAGGTCGAGCCGGAATCTATAAGAGTTTCCAGTGTCCTCCAAACCATTACAATGACCTTTCCTCACTCCTTCTCAACACCAATGATGATGCAATCCGCAGTCTCTTCACATCAAGGTCCGAGAATGAGTTTCAAATCGCCACCCTTGCcatattctttttctttgtctacTTCCTTGGCATCATAACATATGGCATAGCTATACCCTCTGGGCTTTTCATTCCCGTGATTCTCGCTGGAGCTTCTTATGGACGGCTTGTTGGTAGACTCCTTGGTCCAGTATCTCAGCTTGACGTAGGTCTGTTTTCTCTGCTCGGAGCTGCTTCTTTCCTTGGAGGCACAATGAGAATGACGGTTTCTCTATGCGTCATACTTCTTGAACTTACAAATAATCTCCTGATGCTGCCGCTGGTGATGCTTGTGCTCTTAATCTCGAAAACCGTTGCCGATTGTTTCAACAAAGGGGTGTATGACCAGATTGTGACAATGAAAGGACTGCCGTACATGGAGGACCATGCAGAGCCGTACATGCGCAATTTGGTGGCAAAGGATGTTGTTGCTGGACCTTTGTTATCCTTTTCGAGAGTTGAAAAGGTTGGGGTAATATGGCAGGCTTTAAAGATGACTAGTCATAATGGTTTCCCTGTGATTGATGAGCCACCTTTTACTGAAGCTTCTGAGCTTTGTGGGATTGCCTTGAGATCCCATCTGCTTGTGCTTCTCCAAGGGAAGAGATTCTCAAAGCAGAAAACGACGTTCGGTTCTCAAATTCTTAGAAGCTGCAAAGCTCGCGACTTTGCGAAAGCAGGGTTAGGGAAAGGGCTCAAGATTGAAGATTTGGTTATAAGTGGTGAGGAGATGGAGATGTATGTTGATCTTCATCCCATCACTAACACATCTCCATACACTGTGCTTGAGACTTTGTCTCTGGCTAAAGCGGCCATTCTTTTCCGCCAACTTGGCCTTCGCCACTTGTGTGTGGTGCCCAAAACACCAGGG AGACCGCCTATTGTTGGGATACTTACAAGGCATGATTTCATGCCGGAACATGTCCTAGGACTCTACCCTCACATTGATCCTCTCAAGTGA
- the LOC111204458 gene encoding uncharacterized protein LOC111204458 has protein sequence MAVVALSYCKPSLHPLRFHPHCGNLWKRENVRRRSRGASTVTAMFWRSDKSPQVREFDISLANYPLTGSDTTQEGQNVISLSVVSSISEITPSEWDACALDSSQPQSYNPFLMHGFLSSLEDTGCATRETGWMPLHIVAKDESGHVLGVSPLYLKSHSYGEFVFDHSWADAYRSFGGRYYPKLQSCVPFTPVTGPRILTRDTPFRDQVFDALVSAMTQLAAKLQVSSLHITFPSGAEWNKLKEKGFSQRIGMQYHWKNRDYKNFDEFLMDMKQSKRKNIRQERKKIGTQNLKMRRLRGDEIKARHWDSFYDFYRNTTDNKWGTPYLTREFFHYMASKLGDGVLLVLAEENEEPVAGALNLIGGDTLFGRLWGCRPASYYPSLHFEACYYQAIEAAIELNLKTVEAGAQGEHKIQRGYLPVKTYSCHYIIDEGFRQAIDEFLVRESNQVDYVIKLLHESGPFKETIE, from the exons ATGGCCGTTGTTGCACTTTCTTACTGCAAACCTTCGCTTCATCCTCTTCGATTTCATCCTCACTGC gGGAATTTGTGGAAGAGAGAAAATGTCCGGAGGAGGTCAAGAGGAGCATCCACAGTTACTGCTATGTTCTGGAGGTCCGACAAATCTCCGCAAGTACGAGAGTTCGATATTTCACTTGCCAATTACCCTTTAACCGGATCAGACACCACCcag GAAGGGCAAAATGTGATTTCACTTTCAGTAGTTTCTTCAATCTCAGAGATAACACCATCTGAATGGGATGCTTGTGCCTTGGATTCTTCGCAACCTCAAAGCTATAATCCTTTTCTTATGCATGGCTTTCTCTCCAGTTTAGAAGACACTGGCTGTGCCACTCGG GAAACAGGTTGGATGCCATTACACATTGTTGCAAAAGATGAATCTGGTCATGTTTTGGGAGTTTCTCCCCTTTATCTCAAaag CCACTCGTACGGTGAATTTGTTTTTGATCACTCTTGGGCTGATGCATACCGAAGTTTTGGTGGAAGATATTATCCTAAGCTCCAGTCTTGTGTTCCTTTCACCCCTGTCACTGGACCTAGGATTCTCACCCGTGACACTCCTTTCAGAGACCAAGTTTTCGATGCTCTTGTTTCTGCCATGACTCAATTGGCTGCTAAG CTACAAGTTTCATCTTTGCACATTACCTTTCCCTCTGGAGCTGAGTGGAACAAGTTGAAGGAGAAAGGCTTCTCTCAGAGGATTGGAATGCAGTACCACTGGAAGAATCGTGACTATAaaaa TTTCGATGAGTTCTTGATGGATATGAAGCAAAGCAAAAGGAAAAACATCCGGCAGGAACGCAAAAAG ATTGGTacccaaaacttgaaaatgagACGTTTGCGAGGAGACGAAATAAAG GCTAGGCACTGGGATTCATTCTATGATTTCTACAGGAACACGACTGATAACAA ATGGGGAACACCTTATCTAACAAGAGAGTTCTTCCACTACATGGCATCAAAACTGGGAGATGGAGTATTGCTTGTTCTTGCTGAAGAAAACGAAGAACCTGTTGCAGGAGCATTGAATCTAATTGGTGGAGATACTCTATTTGGGCGACTATGGGGATGTCGTCCTGCCTCCTATTATCCTAGTCTCCATTTTGAAGCGTGCTATTACCAG GCAATCGAAGCAGCAATAGAGCTTAATCTGAAAACGGTAGAAGCAGGAGCTCAGGGGGAGCATAAGATTCAGCGGGGCTACCTTCCAGTTAAAACATATAGTTGCCATTACATAATTGATGAAGGCTTCAGGCAAGCCATAGACGAGTTTTTAGTGCGTGAATCGAATCAG GTGGATTATGTCATCAAGCTGTTGCATGAATCTGGACCCTTCAAAGAGACAATAGAATAG